One region of Intestinimonas massiliensis (ex Afouda et al. 2020) genomic DNA includes:
- a CDS encoding energy-coupling factor transporter ATPase, giving the protein MSTIIKTDDLRFSYAVTEGLAPIVLDGVDLEIEAGSFVAVLGHNGSGKSTLAKHMNAILLPTGGKVWVGGMDTADEARLLDIRRTVGMVFQNPDNQIVANVVEEDVAFAPENLGVPPAEIRQRVDAALKAVGMYEYREHAPHLLSGGQKQRVAIAGVIAMAPRCIVLDEPTAMLDPVGRREVLHTIQALNRTSGVTVVLITHHMDEAALADRLVVMADGHVVADGAPKTVFSRVEELRAVGLTVPETVELCYALRQDGLELPLDALSVEECAQALYRLLT; this is encoded by the coding sequence ATGAGCACCATCATCAAAACCGACGATCTGCGCTTCTCCTATGCCGTCACCGAGGGGTTGGCTCCCATCGTGCTGGACGGAGTGGATCTGGAGATCGAAGCGGGCTCCTTCGTGGCTGTGCTGGGCCACAACGGCTCCGGCAAGTCCACCCTGGCCAAGCATATGAACGCCATCCTGCTCCCCACCGGGGGCAAGGTGTGGGTGGGCGGCATGGACACCGCCGACGAGGCCCGGCTGCTGGACATCCGCCGCACCGTAGGCATGGTGTTCCAGAACCCGGACAACCAGATTGTAGCCAATGTGGTGGAAGAGGACGTGGCCTTTGCCCCCGAAAATCTGGGGGTCCCTCCGGCGGAGATCCGCCAGCGGGTGGACGCCGCCCTTAAGGCCGTGGGAATGTATGAATACCGGGAGCACGCCCCTCATCTCCTCTCCGGGGGCCAGAAGCAGCGGGTGGCCATTGCGGGGGTCATCGCCATGGCGCCCCGCTGCATCGTGCTGGACGAGCCCACCGCCATGCTGGACCCGGTGGGCCGCCGTGAGGTGCTGCACACCATCCAGGCGCTCAACCGGACTTCCGGCGTCACGGTGGTCCTCATCACCCACCACATGGACGAGGCCGCTCTGGCCGACCGGCTGGTGGTCATGGCCGACGGTCATGTGGTGGCCGACGGCGCCCCCAAGACGGTCTTCTCCCGCGTGGAGGAGCTCAGGGCCGTGGGCCTGACCGTCCCTGAGACGGTGGAGCTGTGCTACGCGTTGCGCCAGGACGGTCTGGAGCTTCCCTTGGACGCCCTGAGCGTCGAGGAGTGCGCCCAGGCCCTGTACCGGCTTTTGACCTGA
- a CDS encoding class I SAM-dependent methyltransferase, which translates to MWVSDGWRDYELIDCGGGEKLERWGKHVLVRPDPQAIWQTPRNNPLWRRPDARYARASTGGGAWEKKDVPAQWQVRYRELTFQVKPMNFKHTGLFPEQAANWDFAMEQIRRAGRPISVLNLFAYTGGATVACAAAGASVCHVDAARGMVSWGRDNARASGLEDAPIRWIVDDCAKFVEREIRRGRRYDAIIMDPPSYGRGPSGEVWKLDDSLWPFVELVMGVLSDEPLFFLINSYTTGLAPSVLTYILESLITPKYGGRTRSDELGLPVTESGLALPCGATGRWMAG; encoded by the coding sequence ATGTGGGTCTCAGACGGCTGGCGGGATTATGAGCTCATCGACTGCGGCGGAGGGGAAAAGCTGGAGCGGTGGGGAAAACACGTCCTGGTGCGGCCGGACCCTCAGGCCATCTGGCAGACACCCCGGAACAACCCGCTGTGGCGGCGGCCGGACGCCCGGTATGCCCGTGCCTCCACCGGCGGAGGCGCCTGGGAGAAAAAGGACGTGCCCGCTCAGTGGCAGGTACGCTACCGGGAGCTCACCTTCCAGGTCAAGCCCATGAACTTCAAACACACCGGTCTTTTCCCCGAGCAGGCCGCCAACTGGGACTTCGCCATGGAGCAGATCCGCAGGGCGGGGCGGCCCATCTCCGTGCTCAACCTCTTCGCCTACACCGGCGGGGCCACTGTGGCCTGCGCCGCGGCGGGAGCCTCGGTGTGCCATGTGGACGCCGCCAGGGGCATGGTGAGCTGGGGCCGGGACAACGCCCGTGCCTCCGGCCTGGAGGACGCCCCCATCCGTTGGATCGTGGACGACTGCGCCAAATTTGTGGAGCGGGAGATCCGCCGGGGCCGCCGGTACGACGCCATCATTATGGACCCTCCCTCTTACGGCCGCGGCCCCTCCGGCGAGGTCTGGAAACTGGATGACAGCCTTTGGCCCTTTGTGGAGCTGGTGATGGGGGTGCTCTCTGACGAGCCTCTTTTCTTCCTCATCAACTCCTACACCACCGGGCTGGCCCCGTCGGTGCTGACCTACATTTTGGAATCTCTCATCACCCCCAAATACGGCGGCCGCACCCGCAGCGACGAGCTGGGGCTGCCCGTCACCGAGAGCGGGCTGGCCCTCCCCTGCGGAGCCACCGGCCGCTGGATGGCGGGCTAA
- a CDS encoding YkvI family membrane protein produces MKPISARQIAVVFTGSFLGAGFLSGQELLQFFGVFGGFGLVGMALAILAFVGFSRMVMEIAQETGRTEFDHIIVYRDLRWLRLFVEGVFLFFLFDVMVAMLAGAGALLEQVFGLPAVAGDALISLLVLAVALAGAAGLLASFSLVVPLLVAAAIAIGVAAFCTLSPAPLEMKPLSSGNPLLGNWFFSALSFISYNMMAAVSILVPLTEGTGERKTIHRGLGLGALLLTLIFACILLPMTLYPDVVAHAELPMLALAFQLTPVLGFLYAVLLFAGMFTAALSSLYAITTRVQLRAGAQLRSERFTALLCILAFVGSIFGFKNVVSVVYPICGYIGFLALIGILLHFMYLKKARHNRQLSN; encoded by the coding sequence ATGAAACCAATATCCGCCCGCCAGATTGCCGTGGTCTTTACCGGGAGCTTCCTGGGGGCCGGCTTTCTCTCGGGCCAGGAACTGCTCCAATTTTTTGGCGTTTTTGGGGGCTTTGGGCTGGTGGGTATGGCGCTGGCCATCCTGGCCTTCGTAGGGTTCAGCCGGATGGTCATGGAGATCGCGCAGGAGACCGGCCGGACCGAGTTCGACCACATCATCGTCTATCGAGACCTCCGCTGGCTCCGGCTCTTTGTGGAGGGGGTCTTCCTTTTCTTCCTTTTTGACGTAATGGTGGCCATGCTCGCCGGGGCCGGGGCCCTGCTGGAGCAGGTCTTTGGTCTGCCCGCCGTCGCTGGGGACGCCCTGATCTCCCTGCTGGTGCTGGCAGTGGCCCTGGCCGGCGCCGCCGGACTGCTGGCCTCCTTCAGTCTGGTGGTGCCTCTGCTGGTAGCAGCCGCTATCGCCATCGGTGTGGCCGCCTTCTGCACCCTTTCCCCTGCACCCTTGGAGATGAAGCCTCTGTCCAGTGGAAATCCTTTACTGGGAAACTGGTTCTTCTCTGCCCTCTCCTTTATCTCCTACAACATGATGGCGGCCGTCTCTATTCTGGTGCCCCTCACCGAAGGCACGGGGGAACGGAAAACCATCCACCGCGGGCTGGGCCTGGGCGCGCTCCTGCTGACACTGATCTTCGCGTGCATCCTCCTGCCCATGACGCTGTACCCCGATGTGGTCGCTCATGCCGAGCTGCCCATGCTGGCCCTGGCCTTCCAGCTCACGCCGGTGCTGGGCTTCCTCTACGCTGTCCTGCTCTTTGCCGGTATGTTCACTGCCGCCCTCTCCAGCCTCTACGCCATCACCACCCGGGTGCAGCTCCGGGCCGGTGCGCAGCTCCGCTCCGAACGCTTTACCGCGCTGTTGTGCATCCTGGCCTTTGTGGGCAGCATCTTCGGCTTCAAAAATGTAGTAAGCGTCGTCTACCCCATCTGCGGCTACATCGGTTTTCTGGCCCTCATCGGTATCCTGCTTCACTTCATGTACTTGAAAAAAGCCCGGCACAACCGGCAGTTGTCAAATTGA
- the purD gene encoding phosphoribosylamine--glycine ligase: MKVLVVGGGGREHAIVWALSKSPKVKELYCAPGNGGIASLATCVPIKATDVDAMVDWCAAHEMDFVVVAPDDPLALGMVDALEAKGIPAFGPRKNAAVIEASKVFSKGLMAKYHIPTARYETFTELEPALDYIRRQGAPIVVKADGLALGKGVVVAQTVSEAEEAARSMMADGKFGAAGSKVVIEECMTGPEVTVLCFADGEHLVPMPSSRDHKRALDGDRGPNTGGMGAISPAPGYTPEVARRCMEEIFLPTMAALKAEGRPFQGVLYFGLMLTPDGPKVVEYNARFGDPECQAVLSLLDTDLMDIFLACHDGTLDKLEIRWKASAACCLVLASGGYPSHYQTGYPITGLKEAGETAVVFHAGTKRAEDGRILTSGGRVLGVTAVGPALKSAITCAYHSAKHISFTDLHFRTDIGRT; this comes from the coding sequence ATGAAAGTCCTCGTGGTGGGCGGCGGCGGCCGAGAGCACGCCATCGTCTGGGCTCTGTCCAAAAGCCCGAAAGTGAAAGAGCTTTACTGTGCCCCAGGCAACGGCGGTATCGCCTCTCTGGCCACCTGTGTCCCCATCAAGGCCACAGACGTGGACGCCATGGTGGACTGGTGCGCCGCCCATGAGATGGATTTCGTCGTGGTCGCGCCCGACGACCCGCTGGCGCTGGGTATGGTGGATGCGTTGGAGGCCAAAGGCATCCCTGCCTTCGGCCCCCGGAAAAACGCCGCTGTCATCGAGGCCAGCAAGGTCTTTTCCAAGGGCCTGATGGCCAAATACCACATCCCCACCGCCCGGTACGAGACCTTTACCGAGCTGGAGCCCGCTCTGGACTACATCCGCCGCCAGGGCGCTCCCATCGTGGTCAAGGCGGACGGCTTGGCCCTGGGCAAGGGCGTGGTGGTGGCGCAGACTGTGTCCGAGGCCGAGGAGGCTGCCCGGAGCATGATGGCCGACGGCAAATTTGGCGCGGCGGGTTCTAAGGTGGTCATTGAGGAGTGCATGACCGGTCCCGAGGTGACGGTGCTCTGCTTTGCCGACGGGGAGCATCTGGTGCCCATGCCCTCCTCCCGGGACCATAAGCGAGCCCTGGATGGTGATCGGGGCCCCAACACCGGCGGTATGGGAGCCATCTCCCCCGCTCCCGGCTACACCCCCGAGGTCGCCCGGCGCTGTATGGAGGAGATTTTCCTCCCCACCATGGCGGCGCTGAAGGCCGAGGGCCGCCCCTTCCAGGGCGTCCTCTACTTCGGTCTGATGCTCACCCCCGACGGCCCCAAGGTAGTGGAGTACAACGCCCGCTTCGGAGACCCGGAGTGTCAGGCGGTCCTCTCCCTGCTGGATACCGACCTGATGGATATCTTCCTGGCCTGCCATGACGGCACCCTGGACAAGCTGGAAATTCGCTGGAAGGCGTCCGCCGCTTGCTGCCTGGTGCTGGCTTCCGGGGGCTATCCCAGCCACTACCAGACCGGCTATCCCATCACCGGGCTGAAAGAGGCAGGCGAGACCGCGGTGGTCTTCCATGCGGGCACCAAGCGGGCCGAGGATGGGCGCATCCTTACCTCCGGCGGCCGGGTACTGGGTGTCACTGCGGTCGGACCTGCGTTGAAATCCGCCATCACCTGTGCATATCACAGCGCAAAGCACATATCCTTTACCGATCTTCATTTCCGGACCGACATCGGCCGAACCTGA
- a CDS encoding TraX family protein, with protein MKEHGNGLTGAQLKYLACVSMVIDHVGMLFAPMAAVAGADDLLYHLFRYAGRLAFPIFAFFVAEGCLHTHDFRRYLLRLGLFGALTHVVALIATGGQSGSVIATFFFAALGIWFYRLLRERGLHPFFALLPAAALVLLGQLFHVDYGGAGVAAVVALFLCGPRLDRRLLCLGLAMAATYLVHFPLELALTDRIWENVSSYLPWFTSFYLPYQLLCLLCSWAALPLLARYNGRTGRSGKWFFYWFYPVHMAVLYLLSLLIS; from the coding sequence ATGAAGGAACACGGGAATGGCCTGACCGGTGCACAGCTTAAATACCTGGCCTGCGTATCCATGGTCATCGATCACGTCGGCATGCTCTTTGCCCCCATGGCGGCGGTCGCAGGCGCCGATGATCTGCTGTACCATCTCTTCCGGTACGCGGGACGCCTGGCCTTCCCGATCTTTGCCTTCTTTGTGGCTGAGGGCTGCCTGCACACCCATGATTTTCGCCGCTACCTGCTCCGCCTGGGGCTCTTTGGCGCGCTGACTCACGTGGTAGCCCTGATCGCCACCGGCGGGCAGAGCGGTAGTGTCATCGCCACCTTCTTCTTTGCCGCCCTGGGAATTTGGTTTTACCGCCTGCTGCGGGAGCGGGGCCTGCATCCGTTTTTCGCCCTCCTCCCCGCCGCCGCTCTGGTCCTGCTGGGCCAGCTCTTCCACGTGGATTACGGCGGCGCAGGCGTGGCCGCCGTGGTGGCCCTTTTCCTCTGCGGTCCCCGTCTGGACCGGCGCCTGCTCTGCCTGGGGCTGGCCATGGCGGCCACCTATCTGGTCCACTTTCCACTGGAGCTGGCGCTGACCGATCGTATCTGGGAAAATGTTTCGTCTTATCTCCCCTGGTTCACCAGCTTTTACCTCCCCTACCAGCTTTTGTGCCTGCTCTGCTCCTGGGCTGCGCTCCCCCTTCTGGCCCGCTACAACGGCCGCACGGGGCGCAGCGGCAAATGGTTTTTTTACTGGTTCTATCCCGTCCATATGGCAGTCCTTTATCTGCTGAGTCTGCTGATATCCTGA